The genomic DNA TCTTCTATTTGCCGCTTCAGCTGTTCATGGAGTCGTACTGAATGTGCCATCATCTCGTGTGCTTCTTCAAGTTGAACTGCTTTCTCATGAAGTTGAGCCTCGTAAGACGTTTTTAACTTTTCCAATCCAGTAACCCGAAACGACTCAAGTTCTTCCAATCGTTTTTCATAGTTTTCTCTCATCGCATTATTACGTTCTTCAAACGCCTGATACTTATCATACTCAGTTATCAGTTTCAAGTCATAACTAATTTCCATCTGTTGCATTGCCTCTTCATGTGCAGCCTTCATTCTGACTATTTCAACATTAATGTTATTCAATTCATTGGTCTGATCCTCTTGCAGTTTATCAATTTTGTCTTTCAACTCCTCTATAGCTTCACAGTATCCCTGGTGAACATCCCGCAAGGTATCATTGTGTTGAACTTCCGTTTGTCGCATGTGGTACGCGTGCTCCGTTTCTAGCTCTCTCAATCTGGTCGAGAGATCCTTTATAgtctgtattttttcttccagatCGCCTCGACTTATAAGTACCTCTCTACTATGCTTAAagtctttttttatttgcacagTTTTCCCTTCTGTGAATGATAGTTTCCAAATACATAATGTTCCATCGACACCAGTGGAGACCATCATTTGTTCGTCGTAAGAAAGAGCCATCTATGACACAGTTCATACATGTGAAGAACAATTCTAAAATCCAGCTATACCCTTCTTTGAACATACCTTGGTGATGTTGTTACAGTGGACACGAAAATCTGCATATTCCATTCGATCTTGCAGTGGGCATTTGAGCGATAAAATAACGCCTCCAGGGCAAGCAACAAACATTAGTAGATCTGCCTTTCCCATCACAATAAACATTAACTGGTGTCCCGGTATACTGTATTCACGCATCACCTTCATCgaggaaatatatttattatttgctCCTTATACTCAAGTAGGTGTTGTTAACTCCTatatatgaaattaaaatatgatACATGTATTACCGTGCTGTCTTTGATTTCTCTTAAACGATTGTCACTCCCAATGCAAAATGATGTTGCTCCATCAGCCGTATTCACTACGCTACTCAAAACTATGCCTTTTAAGATGACTTCCGCACATCGCTGACCAGTTGTCATGTCCCATTCATATATAGCTCCCTCTAATCCTACACTTATTAATTTCAAGTCCGATTGGCTCCACGTCATACCTTCAATTCTTCCTGTGTGCCCTTTCAGAATAAAAAGATTTCGAAATCCAATAGTAGTGTAAACTTGAATGATATTTCCATTAACAGCAGCAAAAAGATGCCCATTGTAACTGAATGCTACATCCTTGCAATTGCGTATTGGGAATTCTTGCATGGGAACAAGATCATCAATTAGTATGATCATGAATCGAAGTTTATCGCTAAACCCAACAAGGCAAAAGTGACCTGTGGGGTGTATCGCGACACTGTAAATATCTTCCATGTATTGCTTCATCATGACTAAGCTTTCATTTTCGTAATCCCACATTCGAACAGTACGATCCAATTCCCCACAAGTCATAAAAATAGGCTTCCAACTGCACATAGATAGTCCAACAATTGGACCATGATGAAGTTGCTGACCTAATGGTTTTAGAGCTTGTGGTTCAGGGTCCATATTTATATCAGGACCCCATAATTGTGCTCTAAATAATTGGGACCATCCTGTAGTTACAATCAAGCGGTCGCAACTCACATTCACATTAATGGTATTAATTTGGTAGAGTTCTGTGTTGTCTTCTTTAGATACTTGCGCTGGTACAATGTAAATATTCCTCTTTTTGTACTTATGCTGTCCTTCTTTTTCGAAGAGGACAATAGTGCCAGATCCAAAGCCAAATGCAAATCCCTTTGCAAATGCTACTAGACAACGAACATCATGTTCCCAGATTCCGTCATCTCCACCCTCTAAGCTGGTCACTGATCCAGAGACTTGCATTACATATTCTTCCCGAATCTTTAAATTCATGGTCAATGTTTCAGCCatcttgtaaatatttttcaagtcaccATTTTCGAGGTAAAGTATTCTACCATCTCGAGTTCCAGCAAGAAGTCTGTCTGTATTGAGCCATGCCATTGaacaaattaacaaattgTCAGCCTTTGCAAAACCATAAGGACGCCAGACACTCTCAGATACagtcaaaaatttgaagcaatatGGGCCACCCACTGCTACAACCCCAAGTTCGCCTGGATTGCAACAAATTACTTTAACAATAGCTGCTGAATTCTGAGGGTTTCCAACTTTCACACTGGTTTCTACCTTTCCTTTATCCCAATTGTAAAAGAGCATTGTTTGATCAGTTTCACCAGTAACAGCTGCCAAATATTTACTGTCAAAAGTAAATGAGATGCAAGTGAACTTCGTAACTCCTGGAGCATCGTAAGGGATACCCaaagattttcttctttttaacgACGCAATGTCGTAAACAGAAATGCTTGGCTTTTCTCCAGTTTCGCATACCGCGACGAATTTTCTTGACAAGAAAAATATGTTAGTCTCATATTATTGTTCTAAAGACACATTgcatcatttgaaatttcaataagtGCTAAAATACTCACTTATTTGGAGTAAGCgctataatattaataagacGCTTGTCTGGTAATCTTATTAGTCTTTGCTTCTTTTGATTAAAATTGTGGACAGCAAGTGCACTACCTACGGGGTACAAAACTTCGGCATCCGATATGTACTGTGCATTGCCATATATCTCTGTTCTAAGACCGTAAAAAACTTTAGATTGCAGCAGCGGTATTGCCATGTTGATACCTAactagttttcatttttcgatctACTGTATGACATGTCAAGGAACATTTTAATGAACCAGAAGACAATA from Diprion similis isolate iyDipSimi1 chromosome 2, iyDipSimi1.1, whole genome shotgun sequence includes the following:
- the LOC124416013 gene encoding cilia- and flagella-associated protein 57, translating into MAIPLLQSKVFYGLRTEIYGNAQYISDAEVLYPVGSALAVHNFNQKKQRLIRLPDKRLINIIALTPNKKFVAVCETGEKPSISVYDIASLKRRKSLGIPYDAPGVTKFTCISFTFDSKYLAAVTGETDQTMLFYNWDKGKVETSVKVGNPQNSAAIVKVICCNPGELGVVAVGGPYCFKFLTVSESVWRPYGFAKADNLLICSMAWLNTDRLLAGTRDGRILYLENGDLKNIYKMAETLTMNLKIREEYVMQVSGSVTSLEGGDDGIWEHDVRCLVAFAKGFAFGFGSGTIVLFEKEGQHKYKKRNIYIVPAQVSKEDNTELYQINTINVNVSCDRLIVTTGWSQLFRAQLWGPDINMDPEPQALKPLGQQLHHGPIVGLSMCSWKPIFMTCGELDRTVRMWDYENESLVMMKQYMEDIYSVAIHPTGHFCLVGFSDKLRFMIILIDDLVPMQEFPIRNCKDVAFSYNGHLFAAVNGNIIQVYTTIGFRNLFILKGHTGRIEGMTWSQSDLKLISVGLEGAIYEWDMTTGQRCAEVILKGIVLSSVVNTADGATSFCIGSDNRLREIKDSTVMREYSIPGHQLMFIVMGKADLLMFVACPGGVILSLKCPLQDRMEYADFRVHCNNITKMALSYDEQMMVSTGVDGTLCIWKLSFTEGKTVQIKKDFKHSREVLISRGDLEEKIQTIKDLSTRLRELETEHAYHMRQTEVQHNDTLRDVHQGYCEAIEELKDKIDKLQEDQTNELNNINVEIVRMKAAHEEAMQQMEISYDLKLITEYDKYQAFEERNNAMRENYEKRLEELESFRVTGLEKLKTSYEAQLHEKAVQLEEAHEMMAHSVRLHEQLKRQIEDDADREILDVRTNYEGQLHSERQTNLKLTGEIGVQRNKLTASQKEIDELKRHVVHLQTELVQFQTVIQSLEKDVADLKKEIGERDIAIQDKEKLISDLKRNNQELEKFKFVLDYKIQELKNQIEPRDKEIKDLKEKIQDMETELVNLHKTNVSLELQLYELREKLSSARHEIQSEVKRNRTSQLLLRKIRIDLLDTANLIQDPNALKIAVKNLYHKYSDQDEFLRNRAADLEAQCEFMRQRDHLERTVKSLQKQIRHDDSGSNKDVDKIIEENVVLIVELNALRKELNGAHKHISDMESLLGLTGKEMNVKEARKKLAQACHGHVLLQNNYKSQMRDCEKMVEVLKDDIKRLLAKLPPDSPEVSRKPF